The following coding sequences lie in one Danio rerio strain Tuebingen ecotype United States chromosome 3, GRCz12tu, whole genome shotgun sequence genomic window:
- the LOC141375007 gene encoding uncharacterized protein isoform X1: MKETRQHVKKRGKTLIKEKKPLKKTEKRSDFTCAQCGKSLSCKKTLNYHMRIHTGEKPFTCSECGESFRYLLSLNKHKRTHTGETPFTCTQCGSSLNCKQNLEMHMRIHTGEKPFTCSQCGKSFSQASTRNRHMIIHNGEKTHECDQCGKAFLRASELKIHLRVHTKEKSYSCSVCQKSFKHLHTLRLHEKTHTGVREFMCFECEKTFITAIALKLHKKTHTEEKPYTCQHCDKRFKLPNTLKAHERIHTGEKPYMCSHCDKRFSQLSSLKSHEKIHTGEKPYKCLQCGKRFSWSVSLKIHEKVHTGEKPHKCLQCGKRFSWLVSLKSHEKVHTGEKPHKCLLCGKRFRRLGSLKIHKRIHTGEKPFKCSHCDKRFSHLESLKLHERIHTGERPYMCFQCKKTFGRLGQLKRHERIHTGEKPYKCSHCDKRFSRSESLKRHERIHTGEKPYKCSHCDKRFGRSENLKKHERIHTGEKPYMCFQCNKRFSQAWHLKKHEAIHTGEKPN; the protein is encoded by the coding sequence ATGAAGGAGACACGCCAACATGTGAAAAAGAGAGGGAAAACTCTAATCAAAGAAAAAAAGCCACTGAAGAAAACAGAGAAACGCTCAGATTTCACCTgcgctcagtgtggaaagagtctgtCATGCAAAAAAACTCTGAAttatcacatgaggatccacactggagagaaaccattcacatgttcTGAGTGTGGGGAGAGTTTCAGATACTTATTATCTCTTAATAAACACAAGAGGACCCACACCGGAGAGACAccattcacctgcactcagtgtggctCGAGTCTGAATTGCAAACAGAATCTGGAGatgcacatgaggatccacactggagagaaaccgttcacatgttctcaatgtgggaagagtttcagtcaaGCCTCAACCCGTAATAGACACATGATCATCCACAATGGAGAGAAAACACACGAATGTGATCAATGTGGGAAAGCCTTTTTGAGGGCTTCAGAACTGAAGATTCACCTTAGAGTTCATACAAAGGAGAAATCCTATTCATGCTCTGTGTGTCAAAAGAGTTTTAAACACCTCCACACTTTAAGACTTCATgagaagacccacactggagTGAGAGAGTTCATGTGCTTTGAGTGCGAGAAGACCTTTATTACAGCTATAGCCTTAAAACTGCACAAGAAGACTCACACTGAAGAGAAACCTTACACGTGTCAACACTGTGACAAGAGATTCAAACTGCCAAACACCTTGAAAGCGCATGAgagaattcacaccggagagaaaccgtacatgtGTTCACACTGTGATAAGAGATTCAGTCAGTTAAGTTCACTGAAATCACATGAgaagattcacactggagagaaaccttacaagtgtttgCAGTGTGGAAAGAGATTTAGTTGGTCGGTAAGCTTGAAAATTCATGAGAaggttcacactggagaaaaacctcaCAAGTGTTTGCAGTGTGGAAAGAGATTTAGTTGGTTGGTAAGCTTGAAATCGCATGAGAaagttcacactggagaaaaacctcaCAAATGTTTACTCTGTGGAAAGAGATTCAGACGATTAGGAAGCCTGAAAATACacaagaggattcacactggagagaaaccgttcaagtgttcacactgcgacaagagattcagtcaCTTAGAAAGCCTGAAAttacatgagaggattcacactggagagagaccttaCATGTGTTTCCAGTGCAAGAAGACATTCGGTAGGTTAGGACAACTGAAaagacatgagaggattcacaccggagagaaaccgtacaagtgctcacactgcgacaagagattcagtcgATCAGAAAGCCTGAAaagacatgagaggattcacaccggagagaaaccgtacaagtgctcacactgcgacaagagattcggTCGATCAGAAAACCTGAAAAAACACgagaggattcacaccggagagaaaccttacatgTGTTTCCAGTGCAACAAGAGATTCAGCCAGGCATGGCATCTGAAAAAACATGAggcgattcacactggagagaaacctaaCTAG
- the LOC141375007 gene encoding uncharacterized protein isoform X2: MKETRQHVKKRGKTLIKEKKPLKKTEKRSDFTCAQCGKSLSCKKTLNYHMRIHTGEKPFTCSECGESFRYLLSLNKHKRTHTGETPFTCTQCGSSLNCKQNLEMHMRIHTGEKPFTCSQCGKSFSQASTRNRHMIIHNGEKTHECDQCGKAFLRASELKIHLRVHTKEKSYSCSVCQKSFKHLHTLRLHEKTHTGVREFMCFECEKTFITAIALKLHKKTHTEEKPYTCQHCDKRFKLPNTLKAHERIHTGEKPYMCSHCDKRFSQLSSLKSHEKIHTGEKPYKCLQCGKRFSWSVSLKIHEKVHTGEKPHKCLQCGKRFSWLVSLKSHEKVHTGEKPHKCLLCGKRFRRLGSLKIHKRIHTGEKPFKCSHCDKRFSHLESLKLHERIHTGERPYMCFQCKKTFGRLGQLKRHERIHTGEKPYKCSHCDKRFSRSEKNLKKHERIHTGEKPYMCFQCNKRFSQAWHLKKHEAIHTGEKPN; this comes from the exons ATGAAGGAGACACGCCAACATGTGAAAAAGAGAGGGAAAACTCTAATCAAAGAAAAAAAGCCACTGAAGAAAACAGAGAAACGCTCAGATTTCACCTgcgctcagtgtggaaagagtctgtCATGCAAAAAAACTCTGAAttatcacatgaggatccacactggagagaaaccattcacatgttcTGAGTGTGGGGAGAGTTTCAGATACTTATTATCTCTTAATAAACACAAGAGGACCCACACCGGAGAGACAccattcacctgcactcagtgtggctCGAGTCTGAATTGCAAACAGAATCTGGAGatgcacatgaggatccacactggagagaaaccgttcacatgttctcaatgtgggaagagtttcagtcaaGCCTCAACCCGTAATAGACACATGATCATCCACAATGGAGAGAAAACACACGAATGTGATCAATGTGGGAAAGCCTTTTTGAGGGCTTCAGAACTGAAGATTCACCTTAGAGTTCATACAAAGGAGAAATCCTATTCATGCTCTGTGTGTCAAAAGAGTTTTAAACACCTCCACACTTTAAGACTTCATgagaagacccacactggagTGAGAGAGTTCATGTGCTTTGAGTGCGAGAAGACCTTTATTACAGCTATAGCCTTAAAACTGCACAAGAAGACTCACACTGAAGAGAAACCTTACACGTGTCAACACTGTGACAAGAGATTCAAACTGCCAAACACCTTGAAAGCGCATGAgagaattcacaccggagagaaaccgtacatgtGTTCACACTGTGATAAGAGATTCAGTCAGTTAAGTTCACTGAAATCACATGAgaagattcacactggagagaaaccttacaagtgtttgCAGTGTGGAAAGAGATTTAGTTGGTCGGTAAGCTTGAAAATTCATGAGAaggttcacactggagaaaaacctcaCAAGTGTTTGCAGTGTGGAAAGAGATTTAGTTGGTTGGTAAGCTTGAAATCGCATGAGAaagttcacactggagaaaaacctcaCAAATGTTTACTCTGTGGAAAGAGATTCAGACGATTAGGAAGCCTGAAAATACacaagaggattcacactggagagaaaccgttcaagtgttcacactgcgacaagagattcagtcaCTTAGAAAGCCTGAAAttacatgagaggattcacactggagagagaccttaCATGTGTTTCCAGTGCAAGAAGACATTCGGTAGGTTAGGACAACTGAAaagacatgagaggattcacaccggagagaaaccgtacaagtgctcacactgcgacaagagattcagtcgATCAGAAA AAAACCTGAAAAAACACgagaggattcacaccggagagaaaccttacatgTGTTTCCAGTGCAACAAGAGATTCAGCCAGGCATGGCATCTGAAAAAACATGAggcgattcacactggagagaaacctaaCTAG